A region of Macaca thibetana thibetana isolate TM-01 chromosome 20, ASM2454274v1, whole genome shotgun sequence DNA encodes the following proteins:
- the CENPN gene encoding centromere protein N, which produces MDETVAEFIKRTILKIPLNELTTILKAWDFLSENQLQTVNFRQRKESVVQHLIHLCEEKRASLNDAALLDIIYTQFHQHQKVWDVFQMSKGPGEDVDLFDMKQFKNSFKKILQRALKNVTVSFRETEENAVWIRIAWGTQYTKPNQYKPTYVVYYSQTPYAFKSSSTLRRNTPLLGQALTVASKHHQIVKMDLRSRYLDSLKAIVFKQYNQTFETHNSATPLQERSLGLDINMDSRIIHENIVEKERVQRITQETFGDYPQPQLEFAQYKLETKFKSDLNGSILAEREEPLRCLIKFSSPHLLEALKSLAPAGIADAPLSPLLTCIPNKRKNYFKIRDK; this is translated from the exons ATGGATGAGACTGTTGCTGAGTTCATCAAGAGGACCATCTTGAAAATCCCCCTGAATGAACTGACAACAATCCTGAAGGCCTGGGATTTTTTGTCTGAAAATCAACTGCAGACTGTAAATTTCCGGCAGAGAAAGGAATCTGTAGTTCAGCACTTGATCCATCTGTGTGAG gaAAAGCGTGCAAGTCTCAATGACGCTGCCCTGTTAGACATCATTT aTACGCAATTTCATCAGCACCAGAAAGTTTGGGATGTTTTTCAGATGAGTAAAGGACCAG GTGAAGATGTTGACCTTTTTGATATGAAACAATTCAAAAATTCATTTAAGAAAATTCTTCAGAGAGcattaaaaaat gtgaCAGTCAGCTTCAGAGAAACTGAGGAGAATGCAGTCTGGATTCGAATCGCCTGGGGAACTCAGTACACAAAGCCAAACCAGTACAAACCTACCTACGTGGTATACTACTCCCAGACTCCGTATGCCTTCAAGTCCTCCTCCACTCTGAGGCGCAATACACCGCTTCTGGGTCAG GCGCTGACAGTTGCTAGCAAACACCATCAGATTGTGAAAATGGACCTGAGAAGTCGGTATCTGGACTCTCTTAAGGCTATTGTTTTTAAACAGTATAATCAG accTTTGAAACTCACAACTCTGCAACACCTCTACAGGAAAGAAGCCTTGGACTGGATATAAATA TGGATTCAAGGATCATACATGAAAACAtagtagaaaaagagagagtcCAACGAATAACTCAAGAAACATTTGGAGATTATCCTCAACCACAACTAGAATTTGCACAATATAAG CTTGAAACGAAATTCAAAAGTGATTTAAATGGGAGCATCTTGGCTGAGAGGGAAGAACCCCTCCGATGCCTAATAAAGTTCTCTAGCCCACATCTTCTGGAAGCATTGAAATCCTTAGCACCAGCTG GTATTGCAGATGCACCACTTTCTCCACTGCTCACTTGCATACCCAATAagagaaagaattattttaaaattagagataaaTAA